One Xyrauchen texanus isolate HMW12.3.18 chromosome 2, RBS_HiC_50CHRs, whole genome shotgun sequence genomic window carries:
- the mespba gene encoding mesoderm posterior ba, which yields MEISSHNQQNQWSYPSSDSEFYSVSSPDTVSPAASMDQGFSPSHPDQPTSSKSIQPPASQPGSIKRKCRLRLKNPSEQRQNASEKEKLRMRDLTKALHHLRTYLPPSMAPVGQTLTKIETLRLTIHYISFLSAQLGLSKEELEQRKQINPSNGCPYSPEIVGYFQCRSTAGQRAEEGQGYGHDDGQYQDRDSASNTGQFDEMNVDQCKGNPQQHSTEQLYSPDIDKYLQSQQLAQTAQSYPVYIVLTILYPPFQVYGRKSGYQLVPQVYWS from the exons ATGGAAATCTCAAGCCACAACCAGCAGAACCAGTGGAGCTATCCAAGCTCAGACTCTGAGTTCTACAGTGTTTCCTCTCCAGACACAGTCTCACCAGCTGCATCCATGGACCAGGGCTTCTCCCCATCCCATCCGGACCAGCCGACATCCTCCAAGTCCATCCAACCACCTGCGTCTCAACCAGGTTCCATCAAGAGGAAATGTAGGTTGCGGTTGAAGAACCCGAGTGAGCAACGACAGAACGCCAGTGAGAAGGAAAAGTTGAGAATGAGAGATCTGACCAAAGCTCTCCACCATCTCAGGACCTACCTGCCTCCGTCTATGGCTCCCGTCGGCCAAACTCTGACCAAGATTGAGACACTACGGCTCACAATACATTACATCTCATTTCTGTCAGCTCAGCTGGGTCTCAGTAAGGAAGagctggaacaaaggaaacaaattAATCCCAGCAATGGCTGTCCATATTCTCCGGAGATTGTTGGCTATTTTCAGTGCAGATCTACAGCTGGACAAAGGGCAGAGGAGGGACAGGGTTATGGTCATGATGATGGACAGTATCAGGATAGGGACAGCGCAAGCAATACGGGGCAATTTGATGAGATGAATGTGGACCAGTGCAAAGGGAATCCACAGCAACATTCAACGGAACAGCTCTACTCTCCAGATATAGACAAGTACCTGCAGTCACAACAGCTGGCTCAAACAGCACAGTCATATCCAGTAT ATATTGTCTTAACCATTCTATATCCTCCATTTCAGGTTTATGGCAGAAAGTCTGGCTATCAACTTGTTCCTCAAGTGTACTGGAGTTGA
- the LOC127619233 gene encoding aminopeptidase N-like isoform X2, with protein sequence MEDDTKKIIAITQMQATYARKAFPCFDEPGMKAVFHITLIHDIGTVALSNSQEIKTENVTIDGTTVTRTIFEPTKRMSTYLVAFFVSDFTYIHDADNKGVLVRIWARKKAISEGQGNYALTITQSILEFFEKYYNTSYPLSKSDQIALPDFKSGAMENWGLVTYRETALLYDPKTSANGNKQRIVTVVSHELAHMWFGNLVTLKWWNDLWLNEGFASYVEYLGANHAEPTWNIKDQIILYDLQRAFSVDSLASSHPLSRKEEEVNTPSEISEMFNTISYSKGAAVLRMLSEFLTETVFAKGLSSYLKQFAFGSSVHSDLWDHLQKAVDQTPEVKLPFSVHDIMNRWILQMGFPVVTIDTQTGNVSQKHFLFEPEAVVDRKSEFNYEWFVPITWMKKDRVLDQLWLQQKSAIHKPMKVSKNEWVLANLQVSGYFRVNYDLGNWERLLMQLESNHQMIPVLNRAQILDDAFNLARASIINITLALRTTKYLLHEREYIPWEAALRNLNYFFQLFDRSEVYGAMHAYLKKQVKPLFENFRAITSNWTTVPSGHTDQFTQIIALSLACRTGVEGCRDLTKSWFRRWMQNPDSNTIHPNLRSTVYCNAIAAGSAEEWNFGWQMFQKATIAAEAVKLRSALACTELPWLLNRYLEYTINPEKIRKQDATSTIGYIASNVVGQPLAWDFVRANWDYIFKVYGTGSFTFSRLISDITNRFSTPFELNQLKRFQIDYAETGFGSGTQALQQAIEKTTAKIKWLAENKEPVLQWFISEST encoded by the exons aGACAGAAAATGTCACCATCGATGGAACTACCGTTACCAGAACTATTTTTGAGCCCACAAAGAGGATGTCAACTTATCTTGTTGCATTTTTTGTCAGTGATTTTACATACATCCATGATGCAGACAACAAGGGTGTTTTG GTTAGAATATGGGCACGGAAAAAAGCCATCTCAGAGGGACAAGGAAACTATGCACTCACCATCACCCAGTCAATATTGGAGTTCTTCGAGAAGTACTACAACACAAGCTATCCACTTTCTAAGTCAG ATCAGATTGCTCTGCCTGACTTCAAATCTGGTGCCATGGAAAACTGGGGTCTTGTCACTTACAGAGAGACGGCCCTTCTATATGACCCCAAGACATCTGCCAATGGCAATAAACAGAGGATTGTGACTGTGGTTTCTCACGAGCTGGCTCACATG TGGTTTGGAAACCTTGTGACGCTGAAATGGTGGAATGATCTCTGGCTGAACGAAGGGTTTGCTTCATATGTGGAGTATCTGGGCGCTAATCATGCAGAGCCCACCTGGAACATT AAAGACCAGATCATTCTGTATGATCTGCAAAGAGCATTTTCAGTGGACAGTCTGGCCTCCTCTCATCCCCTCTCTCGGAAGGAAGAAGAGGTCAACACCCCCTCAGAAATTAGCGAAATGTTCAACACCATATCCTACAGCAAG GGAGCTGCAGTGCTTAGAATGCTCTCAGAATTCCTGACAGAGACTGTGTTTGCCAAGGGACTGAGT AGTTATCTGAAGCAGTTTGCTTTTGGAAGCTCTGTGCATTCAGATCTTTGGGATCATCTTCAAAAG GCCGTTGATCAAACTCCAGAGGTGAAACTACCATTTAGTGTTCATGACATCATGAACCGCTGGATTCTACAGATGGGTTTCCCTGTAGTCACCATTGACACTCAAACAGGGAACGTCAGCCAAAAACACTTTCTGTTCGAGCCAGAAGCAGTAGTGGACAGGAAATCTGAATTCAA TTATGAATGGTTTGTGCCAATCACATGGATGAAAAAAGATCGAGTACTAGATCAACTGTGGCTTCAACAGAAATCAG CCATACACAAACCTATGAAAGTCAGCAAAAATGAATGGGTGCTTGCCAACCTCCAAGTGTCTGGATACTTCAGAGTGAATTATGACCTTGGGAACTGGGAGCGTCTTCTCATGCAGCTAGAATCAAACCACCAG ATGATACCAGTGCTTAACAGAGCTCAGATTTTGGATGATGCATTTAATTTAGCAAG agcATCCATCATAAACATAACACTCGCCCTGAGAACAACTAAATATCTTTTGCATGAGCGGGAATACATTCCATGGGAGGCGGCCTTGAGAAACCTCAACTATTTTTTCCAACTGTTTGATCGCAGTGAAGTTTATGGTGCCATGCAT GCTTATCTCAAGAAACAAGTCAAACCTCTCTTTGAGAATTTCAGAGCTATCACCTCAAACTGGACAACGGTGCCCTCTGGCCACACTGATCA GTTCACACAAATCATTGCACTGTCACTAGCTTGCAGAACTGGTGTGGAGGGATGCAGAGATCTAACTAAGAGCTGGTTCAGAAGATGGATGCAGAATCCTGATAGCAACAC GATCCATCCCAACCTGAGGTCTACAGTGTACTGTAATGCCATTGCTGCAGGCAGCGCAGAGGAGTGGAACTTTGGCTGGCAGATGTTCCAGAAGGCCACAATTGCAGCTGAAGCTGTGAAACTCAGATCAGCTCTGGCCTGCACCGAATTGCCCTGGTTACTCAACAG GTACCTGGAATATACAATTAACCCAGAAAAGATACGAAAGCAAGATGCCACTTCTACCATAGGGTACATTGCCAGTAACGTTGTTGGCCAGCCTTTAGCATGGGACTTTGTTCGGGCTAATTGGGACTATATTTTCAAAGT GTATGGCACTGGATCATTCACTTTCTCAAGACTAATTAGTGACATCACCAACAGATTCAGCACACCGTTTGAGCTAAATCAG CTGAAACGGTTCCAAATAGATTACGCTGAGACCGGATTTGGCTCGGGAACTCAAGCCCTGCAACAGGCCATCGAGAAGACAACAGCCAAGATTAAGTGGCTGGCAGAAAACAAGGAACCAGTGCTGCAGTGGTTCATCTCAGAATCCACGTAA
- the mespaa gene encoding mesoderm posterior aa, protein MDITSSSLQFQDCSDFLIECKNLQDQSHTISDPGYYSAGSSLSPTSSIDSCGFSPLAYSYGVEQDIPQILPHNNNTTQMKRKDQPPKRTGRPRSKFPGVKRETASEREKLRMRDLTKALHHLRTYLPPSVAPAGKTLTKIETLRLTIQYISCLSAQLELSQDEPNHGIPSEQIQTATSSTMFDNFNEVPTLTQSLPAQQIQPMTCYQNPVEGDFLSFSAQDLWSCQQHNLSY, encoded by the exons ATGGACATCACCAGCTCTTCTCTTCAGTTCCAAGACTGCAGTGACTTCCTGATTGAATGCAAGAACCTTCAGGATCAAAGCCACACCATATCAGATCCTGGCTACTACAGTGCTGGCAGCAGCCTCTCTCCAACCTCTTCTATAGATTCTTGTGGCTTTTCCCCTCTAGCTTACTCTTATGGAGTAGAACAAGACATACCACAGATCTTGCCACACAACAACAACACTACCCAGATGAAGAGAAAGGACCAGCCACCCAAGAGAACCGGGCGGCCAAGGTCAAAATTCCCTGGGGTGAAACGGGAAACTGCAAGTGAACGGGAGAAGCTAAGGATGAGGGATCTGACCAAAGCCCTTCATCACCTAAGGACGTACCTGCCTCCATCAGTGGCACCAGCTGGAAAGACTTTGACCAAGATTGAGACACTGAGACTCACTATCCAGTACATCTCTTGTCTGTCTGCGCAACTTGAGCTCAGTCAAGATGAGCCAAATCATGGAATTCCTTCAGAACAGATCCAGACTGCGACTTCATCAACCATGTTTGACAACTTCAATGAAGTTCCTACACTTACACAAAGTTTACCTGCTCAGCAGATCCAACCTATGACTTGTTATCAG AATCCTGTTGAAGGCGATTTCCTTTCATTCTCAGCTCAGGATCTTTGGTCGTGCCAGCAACATAATTTATCCTATTGA